In Panthera tigris isolate Pti1 chromosome C1, P.tigris_Pti1_mat1.1, whole genome shotgun sequence, the following proteins share a genomic window:
- the EXOSC10 gene encoding exosome component 10, with protein sequence MAPPSPREPKAQSATSAAKPDGEMVLPGFPDADSFVKFALGSVVAVTKASGGLPQFGDEYDFYRSFPGFQAFCETQGDRLLQCMSRVMQYHGCRSNIKDRSKVTELEDKFDLLVDTNDVILERVGILLDEASGVNKNQQPVLPAGLQVPKTIVSSWNRKAGEYSKKTKSETFRLLHAKNIARPQLKFRERIDNSNTPFLPKIFIKPNAQKPLPQALSKERRERPQDRPEDLDVPPALADFIHQQRTQQVEQDMFAHPYQYELDHFTPPDSVLQKPEPQLYRPVGETPCHFVSSLDELVELNEKLLACQEFAVDLEHHSYRSFLGLTCLMQISTRTEDFIVDTLELRSDMYILNESLTDPAIVKVFHGADSDIEWLQKDFGLYVVNMFDTHQAARLLNLGRHSLDHLLKLYCNMEANKQFQLADWRIRPLPEEMLNYARDDTHYLLYIYDKMRLELWERGNQQPVQLQVVWQRSRDICLKKFIKPIFTDESYLELYRKQKKHLNTQQLTAFQLLFAWRDKTARREDESYGYVLPNHMMLKIAEELPKEPQGIIACCNPVPPLVRQQINEMHLLIQQAREMPLLKSEVATGVKKTSPLPSPERLENVLFGPHDCSHAPSDGYPVVASDGPVPVQKQASLFPDQREEDAPPETKCLIATAVITLFNEPSAEESGKGPLTVAQKKAQNIMESFENPFRMFLPSLERRAHVSQAAKFDPSSKIYEISNHWKLASQVQVRKESKEIAKEKAAEQTAARDQAREEYKATAEQAVSVRQQAALESAAKKRERTTSDPRTTEQKQEKKRLKTSKKPKDPDLPEKDFTPYDYSKSDFKAFAGNSKSKPSSQFDPNKQMPSGKKCTAPKKLKQSVGNKSMSFPSGKPDRGLRHSWPKR encoded by the exons ATGGCGCCTCCCAGCCCCCGGGAGCCCAAGGCCCAGTCGGCCACTAGCGCGGCCAAACCCGACGGGGAGATGGTGCTACCGGGCTTCCCGGACGCGGACAGCTTCGTGAAG TTTGCTCTTGGGTCAGTGGTGGCAGTCACCAAGGCATCTGGGGGCCTACCACAGTTTGGCGATGAGTATGATTTCTACCGAAGTTTTCCTGGTTTCCAGGCATTTTGTGAAACACAGGGAGACAGGTTGCTTCAGTG CATGAGCAGAGTAATGCAGTACCACGGGTGTCGAAGCAACATTAAGGACCGAAGTAAAGTGACAGAGTTGGAGGACAAGTTTGATTTGCTGGTTGATACCAACGACGTCATTCTGGAAAGAGTG GGTATTTTACTGGATGAGGCTTCGGGTGTGAATAAGAACCAACAGCCAGTCCTCCCTGCAGGATTACAGGTCCCCAAGACGATAGTGTCCAGCTGGAACCGCAAG GCAGGAGaatatagcaaaaaaacaaaatctgaaacttTCCGGTTGCTTCATGCCAAAAACATCGCCCGGCCTCAGCTTAAATTCCGAGAAAGGATCGACAACTCCAACACACCATTTCTTCCTAAGATCTTCATCAAGCCCAACGCTCAGAAACCCCTCCCTCAGG CACTCTCTAAAGAAAGGAGGGAACGCCCACAGGATCGTCCAGAGGACTTGGATGTCCCCCCTGCCCTGGCTGATTTCATCCATCAGCAGAGAACCCAGCAGGTGGAGCAGGACAT gTTCGCACATCCTTACCAGTATGAACTAGATCACTTCACTCCACCAGATTCAGTCCTTCAAAAGCCAGAACCCCAG TTATATAGGCCTGTGGGAGAAACACCCTGCCATTTTGTATCTTCCCTGGACGAACTGGTGGAGCTCAATGAGAAGCTCTTGGCTTGTCAGGAGTTTGCGGTAGACTTAGAG CACCACTCCTACAGGAGCTTCCTGGGGCTGACCTGCCTGATGCAAATCTCCACCCGAACAGAAGACTTCATTGTCGACACCCTGGAGCTCCGAAGTGACATGTACATTCTCAATGAGAGCCTCACAGACCCCGCCATCGTTAAG GTCTTCCACGGTGCTGATTCAGACATAGAGTGGCTACAGAAAGACTTCGGGTTGTATGTAGTGAACATGTTCGATACCCATCAGGCGGCACGCCTTCTTAACCTGGGCAGGCACTCGCTGGACCATCTGCTGAAACTCTACTGCAACATGGAAGCCAACAAACAGTTTCAGCTGGCCGATTGGAGGATACG ACCTCTGCCTGAGGAAATGCTCAACTATGCCCGAGATGACACCCATTACCTGCTTTACATTTATGATAAAATGAGGCTGGAGCTGTGGGAGCGAGGCAACCAGCAGCCCGTGCAGCTGCAGGTGGTGTGGCAGCGGAGCAGGGACATCTGCCTCAAG AAATTCATCAAACCTATCTTCACGGACGAATCCTACCTCGAACTGTATAGGAAGCAGAAGAAGCATCTCAACACACAGCAGCTGACAGCCTTTCAGCTGCTGTTTGCCTGGAGGGATAAAACAGCTCGTAGGGAAGATGAAAGTTACGG ATACGTCCTGCCAAACCACATGATGCTAAAGATAGCTGAAGAACTGCCCAA GGAACCCCAGGGCATCATAGCTTGCTGCAACCCTGTCCCACCCCTCGTACGGCAGCAGATCAATGAGATGCACCTCTTGATCCAGCAGGCTCGGGAGATGCCCCTGCTGAAG TCTGAAGTGGCAACCGGCGTGAAGAAGACCAGCCCGCTGCCCAGTCCCGAG AGATTAGAGAATGTTCTCTTTGGACCCCACGACTGCTCCCACGCCCCTTCAGATGGCTACCCTGTCGTCGCAAGCGACG GGCCCGTGCCCGTGCAGAAACAGGCAAGCCTCTTCCCTGACCAAAGAGAAGAGGACGCCCCTCCAGAGACCAAATGCCTGATCGCTACCGCTGTCATCACGTTATTTAAC GAACCTAGTGCTGAAGAGAGTGGAAAGGGCCCACTAACAGTTGCACAGAAGAAAGCCCAGAACATAATGGAGTCCTTTGAAAATCCATTTAGGATG TTTCTGCCTTCTCTCGAACGCCGCGCTCACGTTTCTCAGGCAGCGAAGTTTGATCCGTCATCAAAAATCTATGAA aTCAGCAACCATTGGAAGCTGGCGAGCCAGGTGCAGGTACGCAAAGAATCTAAAGAAATTGCCAAGGAGAAGGCAGCGGAGCAAACAG CCGCCCGGGACCAGGCCAGGGAAGAGTACAAAGCAACAGCGGAACAGGCCGTGTCCGTCCGACAGCAGGCTGCC CTAGAAAGCGCCGCCAAGAAGAGAGAGCGAACGACAAGTGACCCGAGGACCACAGAgcagaaacaagagaagaaacGACTCAAAACTTCTAAGAAGCCAAAAGACCCAGATCTGCCAGAAAAAGATTTTACCCCTTACGACTACAGCAAGTCGGACTTCAAGGCTTTTGCTG GAAACAGCAAATCGAAACCTTCTTCCCAGTTTGATCCAAATAAGCAGATGCCATCTGGCAAG AAATGCACCGCACCCAAAAAACTTAAACAGTCGGTGGGAAACAAAAGCATGTCCTTTCCAAGCGGAAAGCCAGACAG AGGTCTCAGGCACAGCTGGCCAAAGAGATAG